From Caulobacter segnis, a single genomic window includes:
- a CDS encoding YiiX/YebB-like N1pC/P60 family cysteine hydrolase, translating to MDRRSFVVGTLAGSTSAGQPDLQVGDVLFGAYPHSPWASLAAAFSLDRAPFGHVGLVAGLAPAQIVDANGDPTGGAVALRPIAEFLQGAQWVEVRRLRRSFVDRQRVARTAQAWIGAPFDSRILLDDDRLYCTELVWKAVKVACGLDLVPEKRRIGLRPVIDIGSLRASRELEFIWAGEPARLHIPRRAGR from the coding sequence ATGGATCGGCGGTCATTTGTAGTCGGGACGCTCGCCGGTTCCACGAGCGCCGGCCAGCCTGATCTCCAGGTTGGTGATGTTCTGTTCGGGGCCTACCCCCATTCGCCATGGGCGTCTCTGGCCGCCGCCTTCTCCCTCGATCGCGCACCGTTCGGCCATGTTGGCTTGGTCGCTGGCCTAGCCCCTGCGCAAATTGTCGACGCAAACGGCGATCCCACGGGCGGTGCAGTCGCCCTGCGGCCAATCGCCGAGTTTTTGCAGGGGGCGCAGTGGGTGGAAGTGCGCCGACTTCGCCGCTCTTTCGTCGATCGACAAAGGGTCGCGCGGACGGCCCAAGCCTGGATTGGCGCGCCCTTCGATAGTCGCATTCTGCTTGATGACGACCGGCTCTACTGCACGGAGTTGGTGTGGAAGGCCGTCAAGGTCGCTTGCGGCCTGGATCTGGTTCCCGAAAAGCGTCGCATCGGACTCCGCCCGGTGATCGACATCGGCAGTTTACGCGCCAGCCGAGAATTAGAATTTATCTGGGCCGGTGAGCCCGCGCGGTTGCATATTCCCCGGCGTGCGGGGCGCTGA
- a CDS encoding energy transducer TonB has protein sequence MRLHCKKLASLSFAVAVVGAAVPFESPISVAQPTAKCVTQTMSAAGLSGVNNCGRSVHFNLCAVSGGAPPNRLSKTLAAGETWSLQLPPATGQKPRSTYDYCAVKPGSSPANCPVTCPVPGSVDPGSDEQIWARRPSTEDFQRNYPDRAQRMEISGRAVLSCMLDERGLLTNCAVVEETPAGYGFGEAALRLSRLFRAKPRTLDGQTVGGTTVPVTLSFQVPQ, from the coding sequence ATGCGGCTGCATTGCAAGAAGCTTGCGAGCTTATCGTTTGCCGTGGCTGTGGTTGGCGCGGCAGTGCCCTTTGAGTCGCCCATCTCCGTCGCCCAACCGACTGCTAAATGTGTGACCCAGACCATGAGCGCGGCCGGACTGTCGGGCGTAAACAACTGCGGACGGTCGGTTCATTTCAATCTGTGCGCAGTCAGCGGCGGGGCGCCGCCCAACCGTTTGTCCAAGACGCTCGCAGCTGGCGAGACCTGGTCGCTACAGTTGCCGCCCGCGACCGGTCAAAAGCCAAGATCGACTTACGATTACTGCGCCGTCAAACCTGGCTCCAGTCCGGCCAACTGTCCCGTCACCTGTCCGGTACCGGGCTCGGTCGACCCCGGGTCGGACGAACAAATCTGGGCCCGTCGTCCTTCGACCGAGGACTTCCAACGCAACTATCCTGATCGAGCCCAGCGCATGGAAATCTCCGGCCGCGCAGTCTTGTCGTGCATGCTGGACGAACGCGGCTTGCTGACCAATTGCGCCGTCGTCGAGGAAACGCCTGCCGGATACGGTTTTGGCGAAGCGGCGCTGCGGCTGAGCCGCCTGTTTCGAGCCAAACCCCGAACGCTGGATGGGCAGACCGTAGGCGGCACAACCGTGCCGGTCACGCTCAGTTTTCAAGTTCCGCAATGA